A stretch of Alkalicella caledoniensis DNA encodes these proteins:
- a CDS encoding 4Fe-4S dicluster domain-containing protein: MAKEYKSRVQDGAKANFHMFSELCKGCGLCIEKCPVKIITWSKELGVYGTPAVETTDQDKCIACGICQSVCPDCAIFIEKHPKK; this comes from the coding sequence ATGGCAAAGGAATATAAATCAAGAGTTCAAGATGGTGCTAAGGCAAACTTTCACATGTTCTCAGAATTATGTAAAGGCTGTGGTCTTTGTATAGAAAAATGTCCAGTTAAAATCATTACTTGGTCTAAAGAGTTAGGTGTTTATGGTACACCAGCTGTAGAAACTACAGACCAAGATAAGTGCATTGCCTGTGGAATCTGTCAATCAGTATGTCCAGACTGCGCAATATTCATCGAAAAACATCCAAAGAAATAA
- a CDS encoding 2-oxoacid:acceptor oxidoreductase family protein, producing the protein MSKLYKIALAGEGGQGVQSVANILAEAANDGGKEAIYIPNFGVEQRGGVSIAYVQIDDKVIGSPKFKTADIVVALSDRSIERTKRYVGPNTVFIYDSSTLQAAEIDDRAIGIQGVEADPRSQRPTSLTDDEAEFTATLPTNAKAVIGIPANDIAKNELHPRVFNIMILGAVIKATGVLPIEKIKEAIELKLGSKFDAKPELRELNFKALERGMNLVDKVL; encoded by the coding sequence ATGTCAAAACTTTATAAAATTGCATTAGCTGGTGAAGGTGGACAAGGTGTTCAATCTGTAGCTAACATTTTGGCAGAAGCTGCTAATGATGGCGGTAAAGAAGCTATTTATATCCCTAACTTCGGTGTTGAACAAAGGGGCGGTGTTTCTATAGCTTATGTTCAAATAGATGATAAAGTTATCGGATCACCTAAGTTTAAGACTGCTGATATAGTTGTTGCACTAAGTGATAGATCAATTGAAAGAACTAAAAGATATGTAGGACCAAACACAGTATTTATCTACGATAGTTCTACACTTCAAGCAGCTGAAATTGACGATCGTGCAATTGGTATTCAAGGAGTTGAGGCAGATCCTCGCTCTCAAAGACCTACTAGCCTAACAGATGATGAAGCAGAATTTACCGCTACATTGCCTACAAATGCTAAGGCTGTAATCGGAATTCCAGCAAATGATATTGCTAAAAACGAACTACACCCAAGGGTATTTAACATCATGATTTTAGGTGCTGTTATTAAGGCAACAGGTGTTTTACCTATCGAGAAAATAAAAGAAGCTATTGAGCTTAAACTTGGTAGCAAATTCGATGCAAAGCCTGAATTAAGGGAATTGAACTTCAAGGCCCTTGAAAGAGGTATGAACCTAGTAGATAAGGTTCTTTAA
- a CDS encoding thiamine pyrophosphate-dependent enzyme yields the protein MQQPLVPKSWNMETKPHKFCPGCGHGLVLKALGEAIDELGIQEKIIFGVDIGCSLLAWDFLNCDTVQCHHGRATPTIVGVARAREEMIGVAYMGDGGGYAIGSGHLVNAAARNEKMFVLLVNNTNYGMTGGQMSPTTLPGQKTETSPYGRDVELTGNPTQGPEMVAAIAPEGAYVARGTVSNVRQLKGFIKKALQNQVERNGFSFVEALAGCPTNWRTNAKDTWAFIEKDMAQYFKVGELKAPQKKED from the coding sequence ATGCAACAACCATTAGTGCCAAAAAGTTGGAATATGGAAACAAAACCTCATAAATTTTGCCCTGGCTGTGGTCATGGTTTAGTACTTAAGGCTTTAGGTGAGGCGATTGACGAGTTAGGAATTCAAGAAAAAATCATTTTCGGCGTAGATATCGGATGTTCTCTATTAGCATGGGACTTCCTAAACTGTGATACAGTTCAATGTCACCACGGTAGAGCAACTCCTACTATCGTAGGTGTGGCAAGGGCTAGAGAAGAAATGATTGGAGTAGCTTATATGGGCGACGGTGGTGGATATGCTATCGGGTCAGGCCATTTAGTTAACGCTGCTGCTCGTAACGAAAAAATGTTTGTTCTTCTTGTAAACAACACAAACTATGGTATGACAGGTGGACAAATGTCTCCTACTACTCTTCCAGGCCAAAAGACTGAAACAAGTCCATACGGTAGAGATGTAGAACTTACAGGAAACCCAACTCAAGGACCAGAAATGGTAGCTGCTATTGCTCCAGAAGGTGCTTATGTAGCTAGAGGTACAGTTTCAAACGTACGTCAACTTAAAGGTTTCATTAAAAAAGCACTTCAAAACCAAGTTGAAAGAAACGGGTTTTCCTTTGTTGAAGCATTAGCAGGTTGTCCAACTAACTGGAGGACTAATGCTAAGGATACTTGGGCGTTTATTGAGAAAGATATGGCCCAATACTTTAAGGTTGGAGAATTAAAAGCTCCACAAAAAAAGGAGGACTAG